In the genome of Canis lupus familiaris isolate Mischka breed German Shepherd chromosome 17, alternate assembly UU_Cfam_GSD_1.0, whole genome shotgun sequence, the window ggtgggaggagagactGGGGCTCACAGCAGAGGCGTAACAATGCCCGCTGGATaaaagagggagagcaggggtgggtggaggtgggatgGAATGGCAGGGCTTGAATGGGCCACTAGGGAGGGGCCATTGAGTGCACCCagcccactccccccaccccagggcagaGATCTGGAGCTTCCACCCCAGCAAGTTCATTCAGAGGGATGGCCTGTAGAGGTTCCACATCCTCAACAGGCTCTTCAACCTGCCTGGTGAGGGCAGGATAGGGGTGTCCTCGGGGCACCCAGCTCTGGCTTGGGTGGGGTGCTGCCTGGATCCCTGGGCCAGGGACTGACTGGCCTCTCCACCCCAGAAACCTACCTGTAGGTCTGCATGGTGGACTTCTCTGGCTGCTCCCGCTATACCCAGGGTGTCCTGTGCCCTGTCCAGCCCTGAGTGACCGACTGGACACTGCCactgcccagggcccaggctctgAACTGGGGTCCCTGTCAAGGAGCAAAGACCCCTGCTGAGGGGCTCTAAGAGCTCAGTGGGAAGGCTTTCACTGcaggccccacccccatgccccccAAAGGATGACCCTCAGCACAGGTGACACTCCTTCCAGCATAGCTGGGACATAAACCCAGTGTGGTTCGAGGGCTGACTCTGGTATAGGGTCCAGGTTTGGTGGTCACCTCAGCCGCCTCATCAGCCTCCCCTGTCCTCTCGGCCTGCCCCAGCTGTGACACTAGCTATCGGCATGGGAACCTCTTCACTCCTTCCGAAGCCTCTTCCTTCCAGGACCAGAGTGATGCCTCTCTCCTGTCTGGCTCTCCCCTTGAGGAAGAACCAAGTGTGGGAGGGGGCGTCTCCCACACATGGGCCTCCCTGGAAGTGGtcagagagagcagggggtgggaggcCAGTGACCTCAGCCAGGCTAAGGGAGGAccttttggggggtggggggagaggccaCAAAAAGGCAGTCGGACGTTGGAGGAGATGCAAGGGGGTGAGATCAGGCTGTGGCAGACCCAAGAGAGGGGAGTGTGTGACACACCCTGTGGCACCGTGTGTGACCAGGAGTCACTGGCAGGCTAACGGGTGAGCGGGGCTCTAAGTCACCAATGGCACTCCTATCCTGTGTCCCTGGGTCGCTGACCGGGCATGAGCGCTGCAAGGGGCTCTGGAGGCTGCCAGGAGAGCCCGCACAGTATCCTACACCTGCTCCCACGAACTCCTTTTGAGCACTTCCTCAAGCCGGCGAGGGCATGGtcagggaggctggggagccaGATCCAGGGGTGCTGCGGCGCACGTGGATGGGCTGTGACCTCGGGGCTGGCAAGCTTCCCCCGGCGCAGAGCGGCTGAACCTGGGCCGGTGCCCCTGCCAAgcaaggtggggggtgggcagtgacCGCAGGAGCCGCGGGCTGTGTCACGGTCGGGCCTCAGCCGGGCCCTGGACGTCCTCCTGGGACCAGACTGTGGTAGACACACTGTGCGCGCCTCTCTGCCGAGGGAACGGGGCCCAGACAGAGCAACAGGGTAGTGGCCCTAGTGGGGGGCTGAGGGCCCTGTGGCCTCGttgtggggagggaggctgcCCCTCAGGCTTGACCTGCCCTTGGCAgctgcctccctgctgctctgTCTGTCCCTGGAGCCCGGGAACCAGGGTTCCCCTTCGGGGCCCGCTGTCGCGTCGTTCCTCCCGCACCCCATGGTTATCCCTGCCGCTCCCTGCCGCTCGCTGCCGCCGGCTCTCTCTGACCTgggtgccccctgccccagcaggACTTGGGCCCCTGCCCGGGGCCCCACCAGCACCGTGCGGTTGACTCTGGACGCACCAGCTCCCTCCTGGCCCCCCTGCCTCCGCAGGCGCCCTACCTTGACTGGGAGCCCGTGTCCCCAACCTGTCCGCCGGGAGAGGGGCCATGAGCAAGCCTGTGTCCCGTTGGCAGGGCAGGCTCCTCGGACGAGGTGCGCGAGCTGCTCGGGGTGCATGGGAAGGATATTCTGTACATCGGGGACCACATCTTCAAGGACAGCCTCAAGTCTAAGAAGCAGCAGGGCTGTGGACTTGCATGGGGGTTCCTGAGCTGTCCCGGGAGCTGGGCGTCTGGGTCCAAGGGAAGGGTGAGCTGTGGAGGGGTCAGGGCCAGGTAGGGGGGCGCTGGCCACTAGTGCAGAGGCCTGCCCCTTCATCatcttgctctctttccttttggGGGTTGGTAGTGACTATAATAATATGGTCCACTCTGTGGTCTACTTTGTAAACGAGGAAACAGATCCAGAGAGGCTAAGCcgcttgcccaaagtcacacagccagaaaggGCAAAGCCGACTCAActtctctctcctcactcctGAGTACTGTGGTGTTTCTGTAGTCTGAGGCTTCCTTCCTCACCTgactctgccctccccactcatCTGAGGACTCTTAGAGAGTGGAAGGTACACTCCCCGACCTGGGAATGACTTAAAGTATCCTCAGGGGCGGGAGTGACTATGAGCCTTAACAATTCTGGTTTGTTCTAAGAGATGGGTTTGAGTCATTGGCATGTGATTTCGGGTGGGTCACCTGACTCCCTGACGGGCTTCCTTACCTGTCCCACAGGACCTTTGCTGTCTCTGCTTTGCTCTGGGTGGAGCTTCACTTGATGTAAGGAGGGGGTGAAGGATGTTATGCACACagtttggggtggtggtggggggagaggtgtGTAGACCCCTGGTGACCTCTCTACCCTCACCACATGGTGGACCTGGGCCTGGAGCAGACAAAGGTAGGCAGGACtgtcactccccccacccccctgctgtCCCCTGGTCAACTTCtcagagtggagggaggagctgaAGAGGTTGGACATGCACCTGGTAAAGCTGTACCTCGAGAGCCCTGAAGGGCCCAGGGTAGGGTCGATCCCTGCCTGCAGAGGGGGGATGGAGGGTCCTGGTCAGGGTAGTCAGGAAATCTAGTTCTGTTCCAGGCTGGGCTTCCCTAGTAAACTGGATTTTGGGATCCCTGTGCCCCCCTTGGGCCACACTGTGTGTGACCTCTAGGCCCTTCCTCCTTACCCACTCATCATGGACTCAGACTGCCTATCTTCTCACCCACGTGTATGCGCACCCAGCTCAGGGGCCTCACTGGGTGCCCGTGAATGCCCTCTGACCCCCCTGTGGTCTAGGGAGGTTGTGTCTGGAGCTTGGAGGCCAGGTTCCTCTTCTCCTGGGTCATGTGGCCATTTTTGCACTAGGCACACGGATGGGAGCAGCTATAGGTTGCAAGTCATCAGCTCCATCAAGAGGGATATGCAGGTAAGAGTGAGTGCTGAGTGAGGAGGAGACCCCGgcggggctgggggagtggggtgTGTGCCCCCATCCGCCGGTCCCGTCCCGCAGCCTCCGCCCAGCGCCACCTGTCCTTGTCTGCCGGCGCCCTCTGCCGGCCCACGTTCCAAATGACAGCAGAGGTCCGGCGCGGAAGGGCTGAGTTTAGCCCGGGGTTGCGGGGAAGGAGCGGGGGCGAGGGGGGTCGGGGGGTGGCGCATCTCGCAGTCTCCGGGAACCCTCCTCGAGACGCGGCAGCCTGCCCGCTTGGGGCCTGCTGTGACCCACTGGCCAGCTGTGATCCGCGTCTGGGGCAGCTGGAGGCGCCGCCCCGGAGGGTGGGGTTTAGGGCCAGGGAGCTGACGGGTcctggggaaaggaggaggggagacgCCCTGTGGCGCTCCTGAGCAGCCACCGAAGCTGGGGGAGTCCCACAGGCCCGGTGGACGGGATTGAGGCCATTTGGCTTACCCAGAGCCCGCTGGGCCCAATAATGGAAGATCTCTGCGGAGCCTTTGGCGGGGTATAGGGCCCCTTGCACGCTACTGGATCCTTCCATAGCCCTGAGAAGTGGGCTCGGCAGGGGcagttctctttattttccagatgaggaaacggaggctcagagGGGGGCGATAGCATGCTTTTGATCAGTCTGGGAGGAAATGTCCAGGCCAGTTCTCTAGATGCTAAAAGCAAGGTCTAGTGATGAGGTGGGGGCCTGCAAGGGGGCAGGCATGGGGTCCAGTGCGCGGGCCTCTGCAGAGCCCTCTGTCGGGGCATCAGAAACTACCTTAAGCTGAGCGTTTAGTCTGGGTGGTCATTCTCCAGGTCCAGGCAGGTAACCATGAGGAAAGCAGGGAGGGGGGCCCGGCGCAAAGTGGAGAGCTGCCCACCTCCCAAAGCACCACGCGCCGCCTCTGGGTTTAGAGAACTTAGCTTCTTCCCTACGGGGAGAGAGGCTCCAATGTCCTGGGGCGACAGactcagggagggcagagggggcccAGCCCCAGCAGGGTAGGGTCGGCTCTGGGTGATGCAGGTCCAGGTGGGTGGGATCGCTCCTCTCCCAGCGTGTCACGGAGGAGCGGGCCCTGTGCTACAGCACGAAGGGCAGCCTGTTCCGCTGCAGCTTCCGCCAGACGCTCTTCTCCAAGCAGCTGCCGCGCTGTGCAGACCTCCACGCTGCCACCTGCCTCAGCCTCTGCGCTAGCCGCTCAGCTCGCTGTTTCAGGCAGGCCCAGAGCTGGTGGGTCCTAGACCATCCTTGGCATCCCCGATCCTCTGCCCCAGCTGGTCCCCAGCCCCGCCAAGAGCTTTCAAGGTCACTATAGACCCAATCTCCCACCTCCAGACACAAGTGGGTCAAAGCCTGGCAGGGAACTGTGGTGATATAAAAAAATGCAGGGGAGGAGTTACAGTTATGGAGATGGGATGGCTCTGCTGGGGAGGTTTGCTTCCTGCCCAGCCTTCACACCTGCTTTAAGCTGAGACCACATTACCTCGGTATTTCCTTAGTAGAAAGGGTGCCAGCTGCTAGGTGGAAGGCTGCAGTCCCTCGACCCTCAATTAACAGTGACTTCAGAAGAAATGGACGAAGCAGTAGATGATACAGTAAACACCTCTGCTGGTTTTCCTCTGGAACACCTGCACACACTCCTGAGTCaagagcagggagtgggggtggcgATGATGCCACTGGGTTAGCAGGAGCTGAGAGACCCACCAGTGCAGCACTTCCCTGAGCACTCGTGCCAGTTCTCCCAACGAAATGTCAGTATTTTCATCGTAGGACATGTGGTCTTGTGTCAAAGATCTGGACTTGCAAGTATTCTCCGGGGCTCCTTGTTTCCTGCTTTGCTTGCCACTCTCAGCTGCCTTCCAGATGTTCAAGAGGGGAAAACCATTTTCTGAGTGTCTCCTGGGTTTCCTGCATTGGGCTTGGGggcctttgcctttttttttttttttaagtaattttgctTAATGCTCAGTATAACCCACCagtagttttttaaaatcctcattgTACCATTGGCGAAATGGAAGTGCAGAGATCCTAAATAACTTGCTGTGTCACGCTGCTGGGAGactgcagagccaggatttaaacccagtgCTTTTGAAGAACTGAGGACATGCTCTGTCCCCTGCACTGCACTGCTGCACGCTGGCAGAGGGGAGTGAGCCCTCTGGGTGAAGCCTCATCTCATCTCCAGGTTTTTAGATGAGCGGGGCTGGAGCATTCCTGGGGATCCAAAGCCTAGTTATCGGTGTTATGAAAGTATGAAGGTGTCATTATGAAAGTAGTGACCAGACAGGTGAAGAAAAAGCAACCTGAGTACCAGAGTGAAGCATGTAAAGAAATCTGACCTTTACTTAGCCATGCTGGCCTGGGATTTTTGAGAAAGTGATGTCCATCTGCCAGAACCTGCCTTCTCCAGCTGACCCTCCTGAGCTTCCTCTTGCGCAGCATCGTTGGACAGGAAGCTGGCAGCTGTGGGCAGAGTGGAATGGGTGGTTGTCTATGCATAACTGAGGGCTTCCAGAAAGCCTTGCCACTGAGGGAGCTGCTCCATCTCCACCTGCATTTGTCTCTACAGATGCCCCATGGATCAGCTGTGGAGCAAGAACGAGCTAACCTGGATCCCCTCGCCTACCTCTTCTACAGCCAGAGAACGAGTTGCTAGAAGGTGGCAGGTTGCTCATTTCCACAGGAGCTGGGAGGAGCCCCTTGGCTGTGTGTGTGGGAGCTCAGCTCTCTGGGACTACCATGGGCTAGGCTAGGGGTTCCCAGTGGAATGGTATTAAACTGAGGAGGCATTCTGGAGATTTGTGGGATCTTTGTTGTCTTCAGTGTAATCATTCCTGAGTACTTATGtagaaatagatattattttatcataaattgcttttctttttatttctcctgttaTAGTAgtacatagatttttaaagttatagagACAATAATTATATTATCTATGAACCTCAAttcaggagaggaaagaagaaatgaaaatgtttgtttttaaaatggggCATTGGGTCCCCTAGGGCCAGGAAGCACTGGCTTGAAGCCCAGATTCACAGGTCTTGTTCAGCAGAGGTTAGCTGGTGCCTCCCATCTCTCCAGACCACTTTTGGCTGATTCATCTGACAAATCTATTCCCAACTCTGGAAAAGAACATGTGCTCTTCTGAGCCAGGATTCCTCTCCAGACAGCCTTTATAAACACAATGAGAAGGGCCTCTTCTTCAGCTCCTTTGTCACTTTGTGCTCCTGGTACCCCTGTGAGTGGCTTGGCTCCTAGCCTGGTTTTGCATCCCTGAGCCTGGCATGAGGCTTCCTGGGGCTTGAGTTTTAACATGGCCATTTCATGGGCTTCCTGTGGCTGGGCAGTTCTAGGCTCAGTGTGAATTTTTTCTATCAGTGTTTACCAAGTGCCTCCTGCTTGCCTAGTAATTTAGAAAGCGAATCATAAGCTACTTTACTCATGCCTAGGAGGAGCTCACAATTTAAGTACATTAGCAGTCTTTTATCAGTGGTCTGCAACTATTTTTCCATCTTGACCCACCAGAGGGCTGGACACAATCCCATCAGAACTGCGAGTTCTCTGGGGGATATGTGTGTGGTTTGATTTCTCTACCCCTCATCTCCATCCCAAACCAGACTAGGGCATTTTGACACATTCTCTACCCTGGATTGGGAGCCATTGTGTGAGCTCAGGAGGGCAGATCCCATGACgagctttctttgtttcttagaaGGCTGAGGGCAAAGAGAGATGAGGACCAAGAGGGCTGCGTTGAGGCTGAGTGAATCCTGGACATGGGCTGGCATAATAGTAGTCTTCTACTTGAGATATTTTTCAGATCAATGGAAAAgtatggaagagagaaaaagaggtcaTATTGAAATCTAAATGTAACAGATTGGAGCCCCAAAATTTGTCTTTTAGGGAGAAGGGAGTCCTCATCCTAGAAGACATCCCCTGTGGCCTTTGAACCATTTGAAAATGGGCATAACAAGTAGAATTATTTTACCTAGGTCCCCTGAGTTGCATCATCATTCACATCCAGTTTTATttgtacacatttctttttaaaaatagcatttttggGTACTTTGATTCTGTTACTAGTATTAACAATAATATTCAATTGGCTTTACATGACTTCATTAACTGTTCTTTCTCTCCAGGTCACTGTGAAAGACAGGAAATGAGACAGCCCAACCATCTTTGAGCTTGATGCATACATGGCATTAGAACATATacaaagggcagcccaggtggctcagcggtttagcgcagcctgcagcccggggtgtgatcctggggacctgggatcgagtcccacgtccggctccctgcgtggagcctgcttctccctctgcctgtgtctctgccccccgcccctttctctgtgtctctcatgaatgaatgaataaataaaatctttaaaaaaaaggaacatatacAAAGTCAAACTTATGACAtaaagactcattttattttggcAGGAGATGCTATGCGGTGCTAAGCCTGGGCCCTTCATTGTTCTGATGTCACTGATTTGAATTCACTTCTGCGGCTCCTGTTTTGTCTGTTAGTAGCATCATCTGGCATCATCTAGAGGCTTAGGATGAATATACCTACATAACTGAAATGACAAACTCTTGAAGGAACAGGTCCGTGAAACAGTTCACTAGTTTTACTTTCTATGGATAAACAAGGGAAACATTTGGAATATCTGAGGATAAATAAGGGTTTATTTCCGAATAAGTTTCAGAAGCTTCTAGGTCTGGCACTAAGGCCTTTTGTTCTTCTTCCTGGATTGACCTTTGGGCCTGAGTCTGTTAGGTGGATTCTCCAGGCAGAGACCAGGTATCCCTGGCCTTATGTTTTCAAACACTATATTCTTATTCAAGGGCCAGAGGGTagaattttatcagaaaaattgCCCAGACCCTAGGGCCCATGCTTTTCTGGAAAGATGCTGAAATATGGTGCAGTAGCTAATGCTACCCATCAATCCTTAGAATTCCCTCCTAGGGTAGCAAGAATGCAGAGAGGGCTGGAGGATGAATAGTCACCAGAAGAACTCTTTGGATCTGAggaagaatggggggggggggggggggagatgtgGCCAAAGGGCCTTttgcttgcttttccttctgcctgaagcaTCCTCTACCTCTTCTGTTAAACTTGTCTTTCCTCAGACTTAACAGGCCTCCCTACCTCCCTGACTGGATCAGATCCTTCTCTTAGTCTCTCTCCTAGTGACCTCTCTTTCTGAGGATTATTCCATTTTCACATGTGTCCTCCCAAGACTCTTGGCTTCACGGGGCCAGGTCACGTGGCTCATCGTTGCATCTCTGGCGTCTATGGTGTCCTGTTTTACTGAGTGAACTACATCAtctggtttattattattattattattattattattattattttgctctttcagccatttctttttatttacagttTGTGTTCAATGCAAATCAATTCCATAACATGAGAAGTTACTATGAATCAAAgcataaatacacaaacacaatATACAATCCAAAACTGATGTACAGCATTCAGGGATGAAACAAAACGTAATGTTCATTCACACACACAGTAGCTTGAGATCTGTTGGATATTGTTGTTCTGGTGTAGGTTCCTAAAGATGGGAAAAATGACTTTGGTTATCAAGACTACTGTGGCCATATTAGATACTGGAACATCTAAGCATCAGTGTGTGACCATGCGAACaaaagaccttattttttttttaattttttatttatttatgatagtcacacagagagaaagagagaggcagagacacaggcagagggagaagcaggctccatgcaccgggagcccgacgtgggattcgatcctgggtctccaggatcgcgccctgggccaaaggcaggcgctaaaccgctgcgccacccagggatcccccaacaaaaGACCTTAgagtgtctatttttaaaaagctttctgtgCATCGAGGCAGTTGTGAAAAGATTTACTTTCCAGAATCAAGCCCACTTTAGGCTTAGGA includes:
- the NT5DC4 gene encoding LOW QUALITY PROTEIN: 5'-nucleotidase domain-containing protein 4 (The sequence of the model RefSeq protein was modified relative to this genomic sequence to represent the inferred CDS: deleted 2 bases in 1 codon; substituted 2 bases at 2 genomic stop codons), with product MGAETGHLSRHKHEEKLAPSCASAGHNRPHREVMGSSCQLQARPGISLTSFSPLQEVAGSAFGEVAQERAEVTESYKSPAYEALAFELLLECPVCVGYPREILRYTCDTSSPTRAEIWSFHPSKFIQRDGLXRFHILNRLFNLPETYLXVCMVDFSGCSRYTQGVLCPGPGLVVTSAASSASPVLSACPSCDTSYRHGNLFTPSEASSFQDQSDASLLSGSPLEEEPSVGGGVSHTWASLEVDLGPCPGPHQHRAVDSGRSSDEVRELLGVHGKDILYIGDHIFKDSLKSKKQQGWTCMGVPELSRELGVWVQGKGELEELKRLDMHLVKLYLESPEGPRVGHTDGSSYRLQVISSIKRDMQMPHGSAVEQERANLDPLAYLFYSQRTSC